In a genomic window of Nocardia fluminea:
- a CDS encoding ribulose bisphosphate carboxylase small subunit, with translation MKLRYGTFSYLPDLTDDDIAAQVKYALDHGWPVSLEYTDDPHPRNVYWEMWGLPMFDLAEPDGVLAQLADCRATFPQHYIRLLAYDASLGRQSTAMSFLVQRPAHEPGFLLERVEGPDRTQRYSVKSYATARPSGDRYTGE, from the coding sequence ATGAAACTGCGTTACGGAACCTTCTCCTACCTGCCCGACCTCACCGACGACGACATCGCGGCCCAGGTGAAATACGCCCTCGATCACGGCTGGCCGGTATCGCTGGAGTACACCGACGACCCGCATCCACGCAACGTCTACTGGGAGATGTGGGGGCTGCCGATGTTCGACCTGGCCGAACCCGACGGCGTGCTCGCCCAGCTCGCGGATTGCCGGGCCACCTTCCCGCAGCACTACATCCGGCTGCTGGCCTACGACGCGAGCCTGGGCAGGCAGTCCACCGCGATGTCGTTCCTCGTCCAGCGACCCGCGCACGAGCCCGGCTTCCTGCTCGAACGCGTCGAGGGCCCCGACCGCACCCAGCGGTACTCGGTGAAGTCCTACGCCACCGCCCGTCCGTCCGGCGATCGGTACACGGGCGAGTGA
- a CDS encoding AAA family ATPase, producing the protein MDTSKGFGFHRPSAGGAAQTTAIEEQMPEPAILGDDEVLDLSADEAAARVSDTLAALDAELVGLASVKRRVREIASLLQVDRARRRFGLTTTRPTLHMSFTGGPGTGKTTVALRMAAILHALDYIRAPRVHTVTRDDLVGQFIGHTAPKTKEAIARAAGGVLFIDEAYYLFRPENERDYGQEVIEILLTEMENERGDLVVIFAGYPDRMATFFAANPGLSSRVPHHLTFADYDHAELTQIAGLMVESEGFAFDDDAHKAFAEYLSLRMEQPRFSNARSVRNAIERCRLRQARRLVALDRPLGKSDLITLTAEDVYGSSVFEPSPD; encoded by the coding sequence ATGGACACATCAAAGGGATTCGGGTTCCACCGGCCGTCGGCGGGCGGCGCGGCGCAGACCACGGCAATCGAGGAGCAGATGCCCGAGCCCGCGATTCTGGGCGACGACGAGGTACTCGATCTCTCCGCCGACGAGGCCGCGGCCAGGGTGAGCGACACGCTGGCCGCACTCGACGCCGAGCTGGTCGGCCTGGCCTCGGTCAAGCGCCGGGTTCGCGAGATCGCCTCGCTGCTCCAGGTCGACCGGGCGCGCCGCCGGTTCGGGCTCACCACCACGCGACCCACCTTGCACATGAGCTTCACCGGTGGCCCCGGCACCGGCAAGACCACCGTCGCGCTGCGGATGGCGGCGATCCTGCACGCGCTCGACTACATCAGGGCCCCGCGCGTGCACACCGTCACCCGCGACGACCTGGTCGGCCAGTTCATCGGCCACACCGCGCCCAAGACCAAGGAGGCGATCGCCCGCGCGGCCGGGGGGGTGCTGTTCATCGACGAGGCCTACTACCTGTTCCGGCCGGAGAACGAGCGGGACTACGGGCAGGAGGTCATCGAGATCCTGCTCACCGAGATGGAGAACGAGCGCGGTGATCTGGTGGTGATCTTCGCCGGCTACCCCGACCGGATGGCGACGTTCTTCGCCGCCAATCCGGGCCTGAGTTCCCGGGTGCCGCACCACCTCACCTTCGCCGACTACGACCATGCGGAGCTGACCCAGATCGCGGGACTGATGGTGGAGTCGGAAGGGTTCGCCTTCGACGACGACGCGCACAAGGCGTTCGCCGAGTACCTCTCGCTGCGCATGGAACAACCAAGGTTCTCCAACGCGCGCAGCGTGCGCAACGCGATCGAACGCTGCCGGTTGCGGCAGGCCCGCAGGTTGGTCGCACTAGACCGGCCACTGGGCAAGTCCGATCTCATCACGCTCACCGCCGAGGACGTTTACGGCAGCAGCGTCTTCGAGCCGTCACCGGACTGA
- a CDS encoding FdhF/YdeP family oxidoreductase, whose amino-acid sequence MTSIQDPEDDLSVTPPKTWAVGVPAVAHAIEYSLSQNSPVRTALTLLNINQTKGFDCPGCAWPEPGRRHLNEYCENGAKHINDEATTRRVTRQFFAEHPVAELDTKSDYWLNQQGRLTEPMVKRPGATHYEPIGWDDAFALLAAELRGLDSPDQALFYTSGRLNNEAAFLLQLFARAYGTNNLPDCSNLCHESSGSALTQTLGVGKGSVSLEDIYAADLIFVVGQNPGTNHPRMLTALEETKRNGGKIVAVNPLPEAGLIRFKNPQKARGVLGRGTEIADIFLKIRPGGDLALFQMLNKLLLDAEDAAPGTVLDHAFIAANTSGFDAFAEHARTVSWEHALTATGLTREEIEAVHQQVLASEKVIVCWAMGLTQHKHGVPTIREIVDFLLLRGNLGRPGAGVCPVRGHSNVQGDRTMGIWERMPQSFLDALGTEFGFTPPAAHGLDAVGAIRAMRDGKAKVFVGVAGNFVRATPDSEVTEAALRQCSLTVQISTKLNRSHTVCGATALILPTLGRSDRDVQATGEQFYTVEDSMSQVRTSRGPLDPAAPDLLSEIAIISRLARATLGAESTIPWEEFVADYSTVRDRISRVVPGFENFNERVAQPGGMLLVNPVNKGIYRTASGKAEFTRNDFDMIDAPPGYLVLQSLRSHDQWNTVPYAANDRYRGIHNARRVVLVNPDDLAERGITDGEVVDIVSIWHDGTERRAEKFVAVGYPASRGSAAAYYPETNVLVPLDSVADISNTPTSKGIIVRLEPVVRRTGTHGDLRA is encoded by the coding sequence ATGACCTCGATCCAGGACCCCGAAGATGATCTGAGCGTGACCCCGCCCAAGACCTGGGCGGTCGGTGTTCCCGCGGTGGCGCACGCGATCGAGTACTCGCTGTCGCAGAACTCCCCGGTCCGCACCGCGCTCACCCTGCTGAACATCAATCAGACCAAGGGCTTCGACTGTCCCGGTTGCGCGTGGCCCGAGCCCGGGCGCCGCCACCTCAACGAGTACTGCGAAAACGGCGCCAAGCACATCAACGACGAGGCCACCACGCGCCGCGTCACCAGGCAGTTCTTCGCCGAGCATCCCGTCGCCGAGCTCGACACCAAGTCCGACTACTGGCTCAACCAGCAGGGCAGGCTCACCGAACCGATGGTGAAGCGGCCCGGCGCGACGCACTACGAGCCCATCGGCTGGGACGACGCCTTCGCCTTGCTGGCCGCCGAACTCCGTGGGCTCGACAGCCCCGACCAGGCCCTGTTCTACACCTCGGGACGGCTCAACAACGAGGCCGCGTTCCTGCTGCAGTTGTTCGCCCGCGCCTACGGCACCAACAACCTGCCCGACTGCTCGAACCTGTGCCACGAGTCGAGCGGTTCGGCGCTGACCCAGACCCTCGGCGTCGGTAAAGGCAGCGTGTCCCTCGAGGACATCTACGCCGCCGACCTGATCTTCGTCGTCGGCCAGAACCCCGGCACGAACCATCCGCGCATGCTGACGGCGCTCGAGGAGACCAAGCGCAACGGCGGCAAGATCGTGGCGGTGAACCCGCTGCCCGAGGCCGGGCTGATCCGGTTCAAGAACCCGCAGAAGGCGCGTGGCGTGCTCGGGCGCGGCACCGAAATCGCCGATATCTTCCTCAAGATCCGCCCCGGCGGCGACTTGGCCCTGTTCCAGATGCTGAACAAACTGCTGCTCGACGCCGAGGACGCGGCGCCGGGCACGGTGCTCGACCACGCGTTCATCGCCGCGAACACCAGCGGTTTCGACGCCTTCGCCGAGCACGCCAGGACGGTGAGCTGGGAGCACGCGCTCACCGCCACCGGGCTGACGCGCGAGGAGATCGAGGCTGTCCATCAGCAGGTGCTGGCCAGCGAGAAGGTCATCGTGTGCTGGGCGATGGGTTTGACCCAGCACAAGCACGGCGTGCCGACCATCCGCGAGATCGTCGACTTCCTGCTGCTGCGCGGCAACCTCGGTCGCCCCGGCGCCGGGGTGTGTCCGGTGCGCGGGCACAGCAATGTCCAGGGCGACCGCACCATGGGGATCTGGGAGCGGATGCCGCAGTCGTTCCTGGACGCGCTCGGCACGGAGTTCGGCTTCACCCCGCCCGCGGCCCACGGGCTGGACGCGGTCGGCGCCATCCGTGCCATGCGCGACGGCAAGGCGAAGGTATTCGTCGGTGTGGCAGGCAATTTCGTGCGGGCCACGCCCGACAGCGAGGTCACCGAGGCGGCCCTTCGGCAGTGCTCGCTGACCGTGCAGATCTCCACCAAACTCAACCGCTCCCACACGGTCTGTGGCGCGACGGCACTGATCCTGCCCACGCTGGGCCGCAGCGATCGCGACGTCCAGGCCACGGGCGAGCAGTTCTACACGGTCGAGGACTCGATGAGCCAGGTCCGCACGTCGCGCGGGCCCCTCGACCCGGCCGCACCCGATCTGCTGAGCGAGATCGCCATCATCTCCCGGCTGGCGCGCGCCACGCTGGGGGCGGAGTCCACGATTCCGTGGGAGGAATTCGTGGCCGACTACAGCACCGTGCGCGACCGGATCTCGCGGGTCGTGCCCGGCTTCGAGAACTTCAACGAACGCGTCGCCCAGCCGGGCGGGATGCTGCTGGTCAACCCTGTCAACAAGGGCATCTACCGCACCGCGAGCGGCAAGGCCGAGTTCACCCGCAACGACTTCGACATGATCGACGCGCCCCCGGGATACCTTGTGCTGCAGTCGCTGCGGTCCCACGATCAGTGGAACACCGTTCCGTACGCGGCCAACGATCGCTACCGCGGCATCCACAACGCGCGCCGGGTGGTGCTGGTCAACCCCGACGACCTGGCCGAGCGGGGGATCACCGACGGAGAGGTGGTCGACATCGTCAGCATCTGGCACGACGGCACCGAGCGGCGGGCGGAGAAGTTCGTCGCCGTCGGGTACCCGGCCAGCCGCGGCTCCGCGGCCGCGTACTACCCGGAGACCAACGTGCTGGTTCCCCTCGACAGCGTCGCCGACATCAGCAACACGCCGACCTCGAAAGGCATCATCGTCCGTTTGGAGCCGGTGGTCCGGCGGACTGGGACGCACGGCGACCTGCGCGCATAG
- the map gene encoding type I methionyl aminopeptidase → MSVRTRQPLVPGTQSPIREVPRSIERPEYVWKKTANEGNEPWVQTTETIEKMRIAGKIAAQALEEAGKAVVPGVTTDELDRIAHEYMCDHGAYPSTLGYKGFPKSCCTSLNEVICHGIPDSTVVEDGDIVNIDVTAFIHGVHGDTNKTFLAGDVDEEVRLLVERTEEATNRAIKAVKPGRALNVVGRVIEAYANRFGYGVVRDFTGHGVGPTFHSGLVVLHYDQPNIESVIEPGMTFTIEPMINLGGIDYDIWDDGWTVVTQDRKWTAQFEHTLVVTDTGAEILTLP, encoded by the coding sequence ATGTCCGTGCGCACCCGTCAGCCGCTAGTTCCCGGCACCCAGTCGCCGATCCGGGAAGTTCCCCGCTCCATCGAGCGGCCCGAATACGTGTGGAAGAAGACCGCGAACGAAGGCAACGAGCCCTGGGTACAGACCACCGAGACCATCGAGAAGATGCGGATCGCGGGCAAGATCGCGGCGCAGGCTCTCGAAGAGGCCGGTAAGGCCGTGGTTCCCGGTGTCACCACCGACGAGCTCGACCGGATCGCCCACGAGTACATGTGCGACCACGGCGCCTACCCGTCGACGTTGGGCTACAAGGGTTTTCCCAAGTCCTGCTGCACCTCGCTCAACGAGGTCATCTGCCACGGCATCCCCGACTCGACGGTGGTCGAAGACGGTGACATCGTCAACATCGACGTCACCGCGTTCATCCACGGCGTGCACGGCGACACCAACAAGACCTTCCTGGCCGGCGATGTCGACGAAGAAGTGCGCCTGCTCGTCGAGCGCACCGAAGAGGCCACCAACCGGGCCATCAAGGCGGTCAAGCCGGGACGCGCCCTGAACGTGGTCGGCCGCGTCATCGAGGCCTACGCCAACCGCTTCGGCTACGGCGTGGTGCGCGACTTCACCGGCCACGGCGTCGGCCCCACCTTCCACAGCGGCCTGGTGGTGCTGCACTACGACCAGCCCAACATCGAGTCGGTGATCGAACCCGGCATGACCTTCACGATCGAGCCGATGATCAACCTCGGCGGCATCGACTACGACATCTGGGACGACGGCTGGACCGTGGTCACCCAGGACCGCAAGTGGACCGCGCAGTTCGAGCACACGCTGGTGGTCACCGACACGGGCGCTGAGATTCTCACTCTGCCGTGA
- a CDS encoding cobyric acid synthase, with amino-acid sequence MSAPLRGALLIAGTTSDAGKSVVVAGICRMLARRGVRVAPFKAQNMSNNSVVTLDGGEIGRAQALQARACGLEPSVRFNPVLLKPGSDRRSQLVVRGKAVGTVGARDYFTRRQELREVVAAELASLRDEFDVVICEGAGSPAEINLRATDLANMGLARAADIPVLVVGDIDRGGVLAHLFGTVAVLEPEDQRLISGFIVNKFRGDVSLLRPGLDQLATLTGRPTLGVLPFAEDLWLDAEDSLGTISGAPVGRPGPPHGADWLTVAAIRLPRISNSTDIEALACEPGVAVRWADSPHQLATADLVVVPGSKATISDLEWLRANGIGEALRSRAAAGRPILGVCGGYQMLGRHIVDGVEHRAAQSPAPTATPDHVGIESLATTRPTVADGLGLLELDIEFADPKIARQVTGAVGSIPVHGYEIHHGRVTHTADPAWLTIEGVSEGSAREAVWGTHVHGLLESDDFRRTWLTEVAARAGRTGFSVAPGTSVADVRSAQLDLLADLVEQHVDLAALDHLIRDGAPAGLPVIRSTTR; translated from the coding sequence GTGAGCGCGCCCCTGCGCGGCGCGCTGCTGATCGCGGGTACCACCTCCGACGCCGGGAAGAGCGTCGTAGTGGCGGGGATCTGCCGGATGCTCGCGCGGCGCGGGGTGCGGGTGGCGCCGTTCAAGGCGCAGAACATGTCGAACAACTCGGTCGTGACGCTGGACGGCGGGGAGATCGGGCGTGCGCAGGCGTTGCAGGCCAGGGCTTGCGGGCTCGAGCCCAGCGTGCGGTTCAATCCGGTGCTGTTGAAGCCCGGCAGCGATCGCCGCTCGCAATTGGTGGTTCGAGGCAAGGCTGTCGGCACTGTCGGAGCGCGTGACTATTTCACCCGACGGCAGGAGTTGCGCGAGGTCGTCGCGGCGGAATTGGCCTCGTTACGAGACGAATTCGACGTCGTGATCTGCGAGGGGGCGGGCTCACCGGCCGAAATCAATCTCCGGGCCACCGACCTCGCGAACATGGGGCTGGCGCGCGCCGCCGATATCCCGGTCCTGGTGGTCGGCGATATCGACCGCGGCGGCGTCCTCGCCCACCTGTTCGGCACCGTCGCCGTTCTCGAACCCGAAGATCAGCGACTCATCTCGGGGTTCATCGTGAACAAGTTCCGTGGCGACGTGTCCCTGCTGCGACCCGGCTTGGACCAGCTCGCCACCCTGACTGGCCGCCCCACCCTCGGCGTCCTCCCGTTCGCCGAGGACCTCTGGCTCGACGCCGAGGACTCCCTCGGCACCATCTCCGGCGCCCCTGTGGGCCGGCCCGGCCCGCCCCACGGCGCCGATTGGCTCACCGTGGCCGCGATCCGCCTGCCTCGCATCTCCAACTCCACCGACATCGAAGCCCTCGCCTGCGAACCCGGCGTAGCGGTTCGCTGGGCCGACAGTCCCCACCAACTGGCCACCGCCGACCTCGTTGTCGTGCCGGGTTCGAAAGCGACCATCTCGGATCTGGAGTGGTTGCGCGCCAACGGGATAGGTGAAGCCCTTCGCTCCCGCGCCGCGGCGGGCCGCCCCATCCTCGGCGTCTGTGGCGGCTACCAAATGCTCGGCCGACACATCGTCGACGGCGTCGAGCACAGGGCCGCGCAATCACCGGCGCCCACGGCGACACCCGATCACGTCGGAATCGAGTCCCTGGCGACCACGCGGCCGACGGTGGCGGACGGCCTCGGTCTCCTCGAGCTCGACATCGAATTCGCGGACCCCAAGATCGCCCGTCAGGTGACCGGTGCGGTGGGCTCGATTCCCGTGCACGGCTACGAGATCCATCACGGCAGGGTGACCCACACCGCCGACCCCGCCTGGCTGACCATCGAGGGCGTCTCCGAAGGCAGTGCGCGAGAGGCGGTCTGGGGCACCCACGTGCACGGACTTCTCGAATCCGACGACTTCCGCCGCACCTGGCTCACCGAAGTCGCCGCCCGAGCCGGGCGCACCGGCTTCAGCGTCGCCCCCGGCACCTCGGTCGCGGACGTCAGATCCGCGCAACTCGACCTGCTCGCCGACCTCGTCGAGCAGCACGTGGACCTCGCGGCTCTGGATCACCTGATCCGAGACGGCGCCCCGGCCGGCCTCCCGGTGATCCGCAGCACCACCCGATGA
- a CDS encoding glycosyltransferase family protein, with the protein MKSRQITVGDHAWTVRVDGPSSRHNVLLLPDADDPADVFDKVCTRLHESDLQTIVVESVEGLDPAGVRVILDELEMPYVNVAGRGSGAELAWRVCAGRFGRFMSLVVADHGHPAVPDADGVVPDATCPPLELPVTMLVTKNLPRATADASGRYVYGEFRVVPLEVDNIATEAGHEFATEIVLRTSLW; encoded by the coding sequence ATGAAATCTCGGCAGATCACGGTCGGTGACCACGCCTGGACGGTGCGGGTCGACGGACCTTCTTCGCGGCACAATGTGCTGCTGCTTCCCGATGCGGACGACCCTGCCGACGTGTTCGACAAGGTGTGCACGCGGCTGCACGAGTCCGACTTACAAACCATCGTGGTGGAGTCCGTCGAGGGTCTCGACCCGGCGGGCGTGCGCGTGATTCTCGACGAGCTCGAGATGCCCTACGTCAATGTCGCGGGGCGCGGGTCGGGCGCGGAGCTCGCGTGGCGGGTGTGTGCGGGCCGCTTCGGCCGGTTCATGAGTCTGGTCGTCGCCGACCACGGGCACCCGGCGGTCCCCGACGCCGACGGCGTGGTCCCCGACGCGACCTGTCCGCCGCTGGAATTGCCCGTCACGATGCTGGTCACCAAGAACCTGCCCCGCGCCACCGCCGACGCCTCCGGCCGCTACGTCTACGGCGAATTCCGGGTCGTCCCACTGGAAGTCGACAACATCGCCACCGAGGCAGGCCACGAATTCGCCACCGAGATCGTGCTCCGCACCAGCCTCTGGTAG
- a CDS encoding alpha/beta hydrolase, protein MTKETLGDRTDEQWQPDVLGSAYQQRTLPLGIDPDGEGEVVATLVRYLPDAAAAAIEPTVLYVHGFTDYFFQEHLAEHFAARGHRFYAIDLRKCGRSRRDGQSAHYVSDLALYDDELTEALRIAREETGNDVLIMAHSTGGLIVPLWLDRLEAAGGSAAAGVAGVVLNSPWFDLQGPSFYRTIGTPVINAVGRFRAFAQLPAGVSTAYGDSLHTSRSGEWDYNLDWKPLSGEPVRLGWLRAIRQGHARLHQGLTIGVPALILRSRLTKFAREHSPAVDVADAVLDVKQIQRWAGCLGERTSIVPIDGARHDVFLSSEAVRANAFQETDNWLDWLATYRKS, encoded by the coding sequence GTGACGAAAGAAACCCTCGGCGATCGAACCGACGAGCAGTGGCAACCCGATGTTCTCGGCAGCGCCTATCAACAGCGGACCCTCCCGCTCGGTATCGACCCCGACGGTGAGGGCGAGGTGGTGGCCACGCTCGTGCGCTATCTGCCCGATGCCGCCGCGGCGGCGATCGAGCCGACCGTGCTCTACGTGCACGGGTTCACCGACTACTTCTTCCAGGAGCACCTGGCCGAGCACTTCGCGGCGCGCGGGCACCGGTTCTACGCGATCGACCTGCGCAAATGCGGGCGCTCGCGGAGAGACGGGCAGAGCGCGCACTACGTGAGCGACCTGGCGCTCTACGACGACGAGCTCACCGAGGCGCTGCGGATCGCGCGCGAGGAGACCGGCAACGATGTGCTGATCATGGCGCACTCGACCGGCGGCTTGATCGTGCCGCTGTGGCTGGACCGGCTCGAGGCGGCCGGCGGCAGCGCGGCGGCGGGCGTGGCCGGCGTCGTGCTCAACAGTCCCTGGTTCGACCTGCAGGGACCGTCCTTCTACCGCACCATAGGCACCCCGGTCATCAACGCCGTGGGCCGGTTCCGCGCCTTCGCCCAGCTCCCCGCGGGCGTCAGCACGGCCTACGGTGACAGCCTGCACACCAGCCGCTCGGGTGAGTGGGATTACAACCTGGACTGGAAGCCGCTCAGCGGTGAACCGGTGCGGCTGGGCTGGCTGCGCGCCATCCGACAGGGACACGCGCGCTTGCACCAGGGTCTGACCATCGGCGTGCCCGCGCTGATCCTGCGCTCCCGGCTCACCAAGTTCGCCCGCGAACACTCCCCCGCCGTCGACGTGGCCGACGCCGTGCTCGATGTGAAGCAGATCCAGCGCTGGGCGGGTTGCCTGGGCGAACGTACCTCGATCGTCCCGATCGACGGCGCCCGCCACGACGTGTTCCTGTCCTCGGAAGCCGTGCGCGCCAACGCTTTCCAGGAAACCGACAACTGGCTCGACTGGCTGGCGACCTACCGCAAATCCTGA
- the mqo gene encoding malate dehydrogenase (quinone), translating to MSATLGALLRQLQPDWTISVFERLDAAAAESSDPWNNAGTGHSALCELNYSPQNADGSVDVSKAVDINERFQVSRQFWASAVDTGVLDDPSGFINPIPHVSFVHGADNVDYLRKRYEALAPHPLFRGMEYIDTPDEFAARLPLMAKGRDFSDPVALNWSDGGTDIDFGALTKQLLAYIGYSGGEIAFGTEVRNLDKQSDGSWNVTVRNLRTYQSRTINAKFVFVGAGGGALPLLQKAGIKEARGFGGFPISGQFLRSTNPELIAAHDAKVYGKAAVGAPPMSVPHLDTRVINGQKGLLFGPYAGWTPKFLKDGSNADLFKSIKPNNIGSLVGVGLTELGLTKYLVEELLKSQNGKVGVLGEFLPRAQGRDWELITAGQRVQVIRRKGVGGVLEFGTAVISAEDGSIAGLLGASPGASTCVTAMLDVMQRCFPQQYTGWTPQLQQMIPSLGQKLSENQALFQEVWDWTSKSLKLDGSNASASERVTDYEQV from the coding sequence ATGAGTGCCACGCTGGGCGCGCTGCTGCGGCAGCTGCAGCCGGACTGGACGATCTCGGTGTTCGAGCGGCTCGATGCCGCCGCCGCGGAGAGCAGCGACCCGTGGAACAACGCGGGTACCGGCCACTCGGCGCTGTGTGAGCTCAACTACAGCCCGCAGAACGCCGACGGCTCGGTCGACGTGAGCAAGGCCGTCGACATCAACGAGCGCTTCCAGGTCTCGCGCCAGTTCTGGGCCTCCGCCGTCGACACCGGCGTGCTGGACGACCCCTCGGGCTTCATCAACCCCATTCCGCACGTCAGCTTCGTGCACGGTGCCGACAACGTCGACTACCTGCGCAAGCGCTACGAAGCGCTGGCGCCGCATCCGCTGTTCCGCGGGATGGAGTACATCGACACCCCCGACGAGTTCGCCGCGCGCCTGCCGCTGATGGCGAAGGGCCGCGACTTCAGCGACCCGGTCGCGCTGAACTGGTCCGACGGCGGCACCGATATCGACTTCGGCGCGCTCACCAAGCAGCTGCTCGCCTACATCGGCTACTCCGGCGGCGAGATCGCCTTCGGCACCGAGGTCCGCAACCTCGACAAGCAGTCCGACGGCTCCTGGAACGTCACCGTCCGCAACCTGCGCACCTACCAGTCGCGCACCATCAACGCGAAGTTCGTCTTCGTCGGCGCCGGTGGCGGCGCGCTGCCGCTGCTGCAGAAGGCGGGCATCAAGGAAGCCAGGGGCTTCGGCGGCTTCCCGATCAGCGGCCAGTTCCTGCGCTCCACCAACCCGGAGCTGATCGCCGCGCACGACGCCAAGGTCTACGGCAAGGCCGCTGTCGGCGCGCCGCCCATGTCGGTGCCCCACCTCGACACCCGCGTCATCAACGGCCAGAAGGGCCTGCTGTTCGGCCCCTACGCCGGCTGGACGCCCAAGTTCCTCAAGGACGGCTCCAACGCCGACCTGTTCAAGTCGATCAAGCCGAACAACATCGGGTCGCTCGTCGGCGTCGGTCTCACCGAGCTGGGCCTGACCAAGTACCTGGTCGAGGAGCTGCTCAAGTCGCAGAACGGCAAGGTGGGCGTGCTCGGGGAGTTCCTGCCGCGCGCGCAGGGCCGCGACTGGGAGCTCATCACCGCCGGACAGCGCGTGCAGGTCATCCGCCGCAAGGGTGTGGGTGGCGTGCTCGAGTTCGGTACCGCGGTCATCTCCGCCGAGGACGGTTCCATCGCCGGTCTGCTCGGCGCTTCGCCGGGCGCGTCGACCTGTGTCACCGCCATGCTCGACGTGATGCAGCGGTGCTTCCCGCAGCAGTACACCGGCTGGACGCCGCAGCTGCAGCAGATGATCCCCTCCCTCGGGCAGAAGCTGTCGGAGAACCAGGCCCTGTTCCAGGAAGTGTGGGACTGGACCAGCAAGTCGCTGAAGCTGGACGGCAGCAACGCGTCCGCGAGCGAGCGGGTCACCGACTACGAGCAGGTGTGA
- a CDS encoding GNAT family N-acetyltransferase, whose product MSAELRRAWAADLDAAQLYRLLRLRVDVFVVEQECAYPELDGRDLLATTRHLWLDDGGVLATLRLLEESVDGVVSYRIGRVCVAQSARKHGYTTRLMLAALAETGSATVRLDAQSHLVGMYAKFGFTVDGPEYDDDGIMHVPMRRG is encoded by the coding sequence GTGAGCGCCGAACTGAGACGGGCGTGGGCGGCGGATCTCGACGCCGCCCAGCTCTATCGGCTGCTGCGACTGCGGGTCGATGTGTTCGTCGTCGAGCAGGAATGCGCCTACCCCGAGCTGGACGGGCGTGACCTGCTCGCGACGACGCGGCATCTGTGGCTCGACGACGGTGGCGTGCTCGCCACGTTGCGACTGCTCGAAGAGTCCGTCGACGGGGTGGTCAGCTATCGCATCGGCCGGGTCTGCGTCGCGCAGTCCGCGCGCAAACACGGGTACACCACCCGGCTGATGCTGGCCGCACTGGCCGAAACCGGTTCGGCCACTGTGCGATTGGATGCCCAGTCGCATCTGGTCGGCATGTACGCGAAGTTCGGCTTCACCGTCGACGGACCCGAATACGACGACGACGGGATCATGCACGTGCCGATGCGGCGCGGCTGA